The Starkeya sp. ORNL1 DNA window GGGGGTGGGCGAGGACGCGTTCCGCTTCATCCTGACCCGCGAAGAGTTCCTCGACCTGTTCCTCGATGACCTCGAGCTTCCCGACCTTGCCAAAAGGCGGCTGGCGAACGCCGATCAGGTCAATCCGGTGCGGGCGGGATATTCGGTGACCGGCTCGCCCGCGAACATCGCCGTGAACCGCACCATGCGCCTCGCGATGATGCGCCGGGTGGCGCTGCATCGGCCCAAGCCCGAACGGCTCGCGCAGCTCAACGCCGATATCGCCGAATGCGCCGACCTCGAACACCGCCTCGCGCTGGAAGCCGAGGTGAAGGCGCTGGAAGCCAAGTCGCGCCGCATTCCCTATATCGATCCGATCGACATCCGCTACCGCCGCTTCGACAATGAGCCGAAGCCGGTGGCGCAGGCGGTGATGTTCTGCCTCATGGATGTTTCCGGCTCCATGTCGGAGCACATGAAGGATCTCGCCAAGCGCTTCTACATGCTGCTCTACATCTTCCTCACGCGGCAGTATCGCCGGGTCGAGATCGTCTTCATCCGCCATACCGACCGCGCCGAAGAGGTCGACGAGGATACCTTCTTCCACAGCCCGGCGACCGGTGGCACCCAGGTGTCGAGCGCGCTGGAGACGATGCAGAAGATCGTCCTGGAGCGCTACCCGCCGGCGGATTGGAACATCTATGGCGCGCAGGCTTCCGACGGCGACAATGCCCATTCGGACGGCACCAGGACGGAGCAGTTGCTGAACGGCGCGATCCTGCCGATCAGCCAATACTTCGCCTATCTGGAGGTTGCCGAAGCCGGGCGCGGATCCATGTCCCGCTCCGCGCTGTGGACGCTCTATGAGCGCATTCGCTCCGGGAGCCCGCAGCTTTCGATGCGCAAGGTCAGCAGCCGCAGCGAGATC harbors:
- a CDS encoding YeaH/YhbH family protein, with amino-acid sequence MHIVDRRLNPGGKSLENRQRFLRRARGQLKRAVYQSTQGRDVQDILKGGEIGIPLDGMEEPRLHRGSSGSHQHILPGNKQFVEGDIIQRPEGGGGGGKPRDGGEGVGEDAFRFILTREEFLDLFLDDLELPDLAKRRLANADQVNPVRAGYSVTGSPANIAVNRTMRLAMMRRVALHRPKPERLAQLNADIAECADLEHRLALEAEVKALEAKSRRIPYIDPIDIRYRRFDNEPKPVAQAVMFCLMDVSGSMSEHMKDLAKRFYMLLYIFLTRQYRRVEIVFIRHTDRAEEVDEDTFFHSPATGGTQVSSALETMQKIVLERYPPADWNIYGAQASDGDNAHSDGTRTEQLLNGAILPISQYFAYLEVAEAGRGSMSRSALWTLYERIRSGSPQLSMRKVSSRSEIYPVFHDLFQRRPA